The proteins below come from a single Melospiza georgiana isolate bMelGeo1 chromosome 4, bMelGeo1.pri, whole genome shotgun sequence genomic window:
- the LOC131083127 gene encoding secreted frizzled-related protein 2-like — protein sequence MLLTAEILVFAVNGFLRVATALDIGLSTKCVMIPKEMGMCHKIGYSEMRLPNLMGHTSMAEVIQKSSTWQHLVNTDCHPHVGTFLCSLFAPICLDTFIQPCRSMCASVRASCAPVLLCQGQPWPASLDCDRFPGDEDTCLAPLSKDYKHLHKVLPKPTCQTCPAVEEFFTHKRVLEVFCDSNFAVKVKLSKKRTAFEDQEYNVECQVEFITQGSLLPYETQSMIQQWLLINEKCIERMSPTHRPMVYLLVGNIEEGIILVKQVYRWQRKDSQLTLATQKWRQHKCL from the exons ATGTTATTGACTGCAGAAATTCTTGTTTTTGCCGTGAATGGTTTCCTAAGGGTGGCAACAGCCTTGGACATTGGATTATCCACGAAATGCGTCATGATACCCAAGGAGATGGGCATGTGCCACAAGATTGGATACTCTGAAATGAGACTTCCCAACCTGATGGGACACACAAGCATGGCAGAGGTTATCCAAAAATCCAGCACCTGGCAGCACCTTGTAAACACAGACTGTCACCCTCATGTGGGGACGTTCCTGTGCTCCCTGTTTGCACCCATCTGTTTAGATAC GttcatccagccctgcaggagcatGTGTGCCTCTGTccgtgccagctgtgcccccgtgctgctgtgccaggggcagccctggccgGCCAGCCTGGACTGCGACCGCTTCCCTGGCGACGAGGACACGTGCCTGGCACCGCTCTCCAAGGACTACAAACACCTGCACAAAG TCCTACCAAAGCCTACCTGCCAGACTTGCCCAGCCGTGGAGGAATTCTTTACACACAAAAGAGTTCTTGAAGTTTTCTGCGACAGTAACTTTG CAGTGAAAGTAAAGCTGTCCAAGAAGAGAACAGCATTTGAGGACCAGGAGTATAACGTTGAATGCCAGGTGGAATTCATTACCCAGGGCTCACTGTTGCCCTACGAAACCCAGAGTATGATACAACAGTGGCTGctaattaatgaaaaatgtatAGAGAGGATGAGCCCAACCCACCGTCCCATGGTGTATCTCCTTGTGGGGAACATTGAAGAGGGCATCATTTTGGTCAAACAGGTTTATCGCTGGCAGAGGAAGGACTCCCAGCTGACTCTGGCCACTCAGAAGTGGAGACAACATAAATGCTTGTAA